The genomic region CTGCTGCATACTGATAGATTCTTCGGCTGGGATAACGGCATCTTTGGTAAGTTTTTCTCCGGCATGACCACGGAGCTCAAGGTAGATATAATAATCGCCAACAAGGCCTTTTTGGGAGATGCTGGCTACCGTTCCTTGATAGAGTGGAAACCGTTCTTTGATGCCAATATCAACGCGTAATCGTCCAGGATTTGCAGGGTCGACAACAATGGATTCAATGCGTCCAACGGACAGGCCTCCATATTTGACGGGTTGCCCTGGCGTAAGATCTTTGACCGATTTGAAATAAATAGAATACGGAGTCAGCGTTTCCCAAAAGCGTAATCCACCGAGTACGACAATAAATGCAGACAACACAGCGATACCAAGTCCAAGCATAATCCACGCTTTGACATACATTTTTTTGCTTGATTGTGTCTGCATACGTTCTCCTTCTTGAAATCAATCCGATGAATATCTGGTCTGTGCATGATGCAGCGTTTTGTTTAACGCAATGTATCATTTGTGTTTTACAATTTGAAACGTGTGCTTTTTATGACGTCGTGTCGCGTGGCGATGCTTCTCGCGCAAGAAATTGTTTGAGAAATGGATCGTCACTCTTCACCATATTTTCTTTGGAACCCTCAAAAATTTTTTTTCCCTTATTCAGCATCACGACATGGTCAGCAATGGTGTGCAGACTGTCCAGGTCATGGGTGACAACGACGGTTGTCAACCCGAAGGCATCATTGAGATTGAGAATGAGTGCATCAAGCTCTGCTGCGGTTATGGGGTCGAGACCGGAGGTAGGCTCATCGCAAAGGAGGACGCGTGGATCGAGCACCATTGCCCGTGCCAATCCAGCGCGTTTACGCATCCCACCCGAAAGTTGACTTGGAAAGAAATCAATAAATTTTTCCAAACCGACTAAACTCAATTTCATGCGGACGACGATTTCAATTTCATTATCATTGAGTTCAGAGTGCTCACGCAGTGGGAGAGCAACGTTCTCTCCAAGTGTCAACGAACCGAGCAACGCCCCATCTTGAAAAAGGACTCCCATGCCTTGTTTATACCTGCGAAGAGCTGGAGGACTCGCATTGTAGATATCTGTTTCGCCGACAATGACATGTCCTGACTTAGGAGGAAGCAATCCCAAAATGGATTTGAGCATGGTGGATTTTCCACCTCCTGATCCGCCAAGAATGACGGACACTTTTCCGGCCGGCAACGTAGCACTAATATCGTTGAGAATAATTCGATCACCATATCCGACAGTGATATGTTCGAGGGTAATATCGGGAATAGTGAGGCGCCTGGAAGGCGTCGGTGAAGCAATGGGCTCTGACATAACAACGCCGCGTGATCCATTATTTTTTCACATGAAACATTTGTAAATGGCCGTCTAATATATTTCAAAAATTATCGTATGAGATATGACAGCCAAGTGAAAAACAGGTCCAAAACAATTATGAGGAATATGGCTTGGACAACAGCCTTGGTCGTTCGTTTTCCAACATCGGAGGCTCCTTCTCTTGCGAGAAATCCTTGCCAGCATCCGACAAGAGTGATGGTGGCGGAAAAACCGAGGCTTTTTACTATCCCGGAAAAAAAGTCGGTCAACTTAAGAAAAGTAGCCGTTTGTTCAAAATAGGCCTGCGGACTGAGTCCAAGAACGATTGCACTAAATGCTCCGCCTGAAAATATTCCGATGAAATCGGCCCATGCTGTCAACAGTGGTGTCATGATGAGCATGGCTATGAATTTCGGCCAGACGAGATATCGGACAACATCGATACCCATAACGTTAAGAGCATCGACTTCATCTGAGATGCTCATGGTTGCTATTTCAGCGGTGAACGCGGCTCCTGCGCGACCGGTCAAGATAATCGCGGTCAATAACGGACCGAGCTCCATGATGATGGTTACACCGACAAGATTGGCTACATAACTGAGAGCGCCAAAACGTTCGAGCTGAATAGCGGCCTGTAATGCCAGGATGATACCGGTGCAAGATGCAATAATGCTGACAATGGGGAGAGAGTCCGTTCCAATCCAGGCAAGATGACTCCACGTTTGTTTACGTAAATACACCTTGCTGGATTGAAAGATTGAAAAACAGCATTGCGACAAACTCAGGATGAGCCATGTCAGCGTTTCGAATTCGCGATGTAAGCGCTCGGAAAACATGCGCTATAACCCGAAAATACTGCCTATCTGAGTTAAGCTGAATATTTTTTCAACTTGAGGGGATACTTCGGTAATTTGGATTGTGCGATTTTTATCTTTTAATTTATTGCGCAATTCAATGAGTACAGCCAAGCCGGAGCTGTCTATGTATTGGAGTGGAGCCAGATCAAGCACAATATCGCCGTGTGTCCGGTTCAAAAAATCATGTAACTTTTCTCGGACTTGTGGACTTACGGAGAAATCAACTTCCCCACCGATGATAACACGATTCTCTTCAGGATATTCTTCCCACGTCCAAAATTCTTGTCCATTCTGATTGTCGTGATCCGACATAGTGGTTTCACCATGCTTTTGCGTTATATCATGACAGTGTTCGATGCGTCATATTGGGAACAAGCCAGGACGCAACGGTTGCTTCTGGAAATTCTTCGACGGCTTTGAACAAGTCGTGCGGAGCGACTGTCGCTGTCCCCACTTGCCCAACAACGATACCGGCAGCCAGGTTGGCAATGTAACTTGCGGTCAACAAATCCAAGCCTCCGGCTAAAGCCAATGACATGGTCGCAATGACAGTATCGCCAGCTCCAGTGACATCATAGACTTTTCTGGCGACCGCCGGAATGTGATAAATGGTATCTGGGGCAATAAAAAGCGCCATGCCCATACCACCCAATGTCATAAGTAAATGTTTGTTGCGGAACCGTTTGA from Desulfovibrio inopinatus DSM 10711 harbors:
- a CDS encoding STAS domain-containing protein — protein: MSDHDNQNGQEFWTWEEYPEENRVIIGGEVDFSVSPQVREKLHDFLNRTHGDIVLDLAPLQYIDSSGLAVLIELRNKLKDKNRTIQITEVSPQVEKIFSLTQIGSIFGL
- a CDS encoding ABC transporter permease, with product MFSERLHREFETLTWLILSLSQCCFSIFQSSKVYLRKQTWSHLAWIGTDSLPIVSIIASCTGIILALQAAIQLERFGALSYVANLVGVTIIMELGPLLTAIILTGRAGAAFTAEIATMSISDEVDALNVMGIDVVRYLVWPKFIAMLIMTPLLTAWADFIGIFSGGAFSAIVLGLSPQAYFEQTATFLKLTDFFSGIVKSLGFSATITLVGCWQGFLAREGASDVGKRTTKAVVQAIFLIIVLDLFFTWLSYLIR
- a CDS encoding ABC transporter ATP-binding protein — protein: MSEPIASPTPSRRLTIPDITLEHITVGYGDRIILNDISATLPAGKVSVILGGSGGGKSTMLKSILGLLPPKSGHVIVGETDIYNASPPALRRYKQGMGVLFQDGALLGSLTLGENVALPLREHSELNDNEIEIVVRMKLSLVGLEKFIDFFPSQLSGGMRKRAGLARAMVLDPRVLLCDEPTSGLDPITAAELDALILNLNDAFGLTTVVVTHDLDSLHTIADHVVMLNKGKKIFEGSKENMVKSDDPFLKQFLAREASPRDTTS